The Triticum dicoccoides isolate Atlit2015 ecotype Zavitan chromosome 6A, WEW_v2.0, whole genome shotgun sequence genome has a window encoding:
- the LOC119315044 gene encoding uncharacterized protein LOC119315044 → MCGCAEALVRAVEAFFDAFLVDYFLFWFRRRRRCPGPDSPASAHRDPLVPKDWTGEALPTSDEEKGFAESTLSNQQLADGDDTDEELRREVIVVKAVTGRRGGFGTRPMIESMLSPPWKDLFFSDDCFEVADHVNNLGTIAGSGTKEFMEVLQG, encoded by the exons ATGTGCGGGTGTGCGGAGGCGCTCGTGAGGGCAGTGGAGGCCTTCTTCGACGCCTTCCTCGTCGACTACTTCCTCTTCtggttccgccgccgccgccgctgccccggcccCGACAGCCCCGCCTCCGCCCACCGG GATCCGCTCGTGCCCAAGGACTGGACAGGGGAGGCGCTCCCGACCTCGGACGAAGAGAAAG GTTTTGCAGAGAGCACATTGTCGAACCAGCAGTTGgcagatggcgacgacacagatgaGGAGCTTAGGCGAGAG GTCATTGTTGTGAAGGCCGTCACGGGAAGGCGTGGGGGATTTGGCACAAGGCCGATGATCGAGTCTATGCTCTCTCCTCCATGGAAAGACCTATTTTTCTCTGATGATTGTTTTGAAGTGGCAGACCATGTGAACAACCTAGGCACCATCGCGGGCTCGGGCACCAAGGAGTTCATGGAGGTGCTGCAGGGCTAG